In Haliotis asinina isolate JCU_RB_2024 chromosome 15, JCU_Hal_asi_v2, whole genome shotgun sequence, one DNA window encodes the following:
- the LOC137265208 gene encoding uncharacterized protein, protein MSVSKTGICVLVFASVIDNIVGNTVPGIWSTPCGPPAPIISWGGIFDDPSPGPSNNDLSAELYTRTKESHQHAIALREAATIHRLDSSVTLALILEGSTHVNFPSPDDVIFWTDKNSTTTTLKKDYENLSIAYVFLEAVQADDISDFNNTLKSTLEHAMEKILAMLCTIESFLSNHDQSIGSYVTRQMMPSSLREITSDSSKRQRDYIIAKDVVHLLTRVKESHAMLKTGYQ, encoded by the exons ATGTCTGTTTCCAAGACCG GAATCTGCGTACTCGTCTTTGCCTCCGTCATAGACAACATCGTGGGAAACACCGTGCCTGGAATCTGGTCAACACCTTGTGGTCCCCCAGCTCCTATTATTTCATGGGGAGGTATTTTCGATGATCCATCACCTGGACCGTCCAACAACGACCTATCGGCTGAGTTGTACACCAGAACCAAGGAATCTCATCAACACGCCATCGCACTTCGTGAAGCAGCT ACTATCCATCGACTGGACTCAAGCGTGACCCTTGCCCTTATATTGGAAGGATCTACCCACGTCAACTTTCCCTCTCCTGATGACGTCATATTTTGGACGGACAAAAACTCA ACGACGACCACCCTGAAGAAAGACTACGAGAACCTCTCCATCGCTTACGTGTTCCTCGAGGCTGTCCAAGCTGACGATATCAGCGATTTCAACAACACCCTCAAATCTACCCTCGAACATGCAATGGAGAAAATACTGGCGATGCTTTGCACAATAGAGAGCTTCCTGAGCAACCACGATCAAAGCATCGGAAGTTACGTCACACGTCAGATGATGCCGAGTTCACTTCGCGAGATCACGTCCGATAGTAGCAAACGCCAACGAGACTACATCATTGCCAAAGATGTCGTACATCTGCTAACTAGAGTGAAAGAAAGTCACGCAATGCTGAAGACGGGTTATCAGTGA